Within the Molothrus aeneus isolate 106 chromosome 1, BPBGC_Maene_1.0, whole genome shotgun sequence genome, the region TGAGCAGGACCCTGTGGTGCTGATCAAGAACAGAGTGCTCAATCGGTTGTGGTGGGGCATTACTTTCAGTGGTGGGTCACCTGTGTACAAGAGAGATTTCAGGAAATTGTTGCCATGAAATTGTGAGAGGTGGCCCTTCCTCTCTTTAGAGCACTGGTGAGATCTCATGTGCAGTGATGGGGACAGTTCTGGCCTTGAGATGTGAAGAAACACAAGGGGGTCGTGGACAAAGACCAGTTGAGGGCCACCAGACACTTAAAGGGGCTGATGGATCTTTGCTCGAGGACagtctgagagagctgagaCTCTGAGGAGACAAGGCTGGTGGATGGTGAACCAAGTGTGTGGGAGCCCAGCTGTTCTCAGCACTGCACATGTGAAGGAAGAGAAGGCACAGgcacatttgaaaataaagtgaATACCATGGGCAAAGAAAGGAAGAGTTTTTCAGTGTGTTTGGATGATCCCAGATTGTAAGAGAGAATGGGGTCCCTCTTCTTGGAGGTCCAAAACTGAACTGGCCATAATCATGGcaatcctgctcctgccaggtcTGCTTGAGCATAGGTAATGGAAGCACTTGCTCTCGAGATTTCCTGCCCAAGTGGATGCTCTTGTTCCTCTGTTCACGGGGAAGACTTGAGTGCTGGTGTGAAGGGAGTTTTTCAAGTGTATGCTGGCATAGAGTGACTgtggcagagcagtgcccaggagaCAACTGTTTTGTCAAAGCTTTTGGCAGATGAGATGATGGCCTTGTGTCATGTTCTGGAAggtttcccctctcccctgttTCCCATGTCAGCGTTGGTTGTTTTTGGTGGGGACATATTTGGTAAGAAATGTTCTTTGCTCTCTTTGCATCCCACATAATGGTTGAGTGCTGGCATTGCACAGGGCAAGGATGTGAGACCATTAGAATTCAAAAAGAACAGCAAGCAACTCAGTTTGTGATGCAAGTAAACTTTATTGAAGTGAAAGAACGACCGGAAAGAAGAAGCTGGAGGAATCAGGTGTGAGGTGAAAGTAGAGAGACCATCAGCCGAGGTGCTTTGCTtgcaggggctgttggcagAGGCCAGAGCTGGTGGTGTCAGGGGTGGTGCTGAGGGCCCTTAGCAGATGTAGCCGCCCCTTCTGCCATAGCAGCCCAGGCCTCCCAGGCCATAGCCAAGGCCAAAGCCAAATCCGCCAGagatgggctgtccctgggcattgagctcagtgcccagagcagccgaGGAGGTGGATCCGACGGCGgtgttctgggggaaggaggtcatgatgggtcctggcagggtgaccagcacaggggaagggttGATGATGACGCGGGAATCCTGgcattgcagggcacagggctcgtTGCAGCTGTTGGCCAGCGGGGTGGGTCCGCAGGGACTGCAGATGTTGTTGCAGGCCATGGGTGTGGTGTGGAGGGTGCCTGGAGGAGAGGGGTGAGACAGGGTAGTGGCGTGGGATTGCAGGAAGCAAACTGTTGCCCCCATTAGGGAGTGAGGAGGCTGTTTTGTGTCTGTGGGGAGGTGTGagggctgctgaggctggggctgagcgTGCTAGAAGAGAGGGGCCAGGGGTGCAGGAGCTGGTTGTTCAGGGCTAGAAGCTCACCTGGTTgttggcaggagcaggaggagaaggcttGAGGAGAAGTGTGTGTGGGAGAGAGGCTCTGGTCTGGCTTTTATGCTGCTTCTGTAGGGGTGGGACAGCCTTGTCCTATGACCTTGGGACATTTTGCAGGCCACAGTTCCTGGTTGCCTCAGTGGTGAGTCCTGAGGTGGGGAGTGTTTTCCATCCCTCAACTCTGCAGTGTCATGTTCTACTTTTGCATCTATGTCCTTCTGACCTTGTCAGCAGCTTTTAAATGCAGGTATTAGAGACCAAGGGGTGTTGTTGATGATGTCTTTTGTTGAGGGCTATGGATGTGAGCTTTGGACAGTGGGGTGCCAACAGTGAAGTCACGCAATGTCTCATGTGTGCTGTGGTTTGTGGGTGTCTTGTGGAGAGGGTCCTCATTCCCCTACAGTGATGTCAGATTCATCTGGGctttgcagcttttctgggGGTGATGCGTGTCCCTTTCCATCACATTCTCTTACTCTTTGTCCCATTGCCAAAGTTCTACACCTGTTTATGGATCAAGTCTTTCCTGTTGGGCATGGGAAAGCAATCCTTGTGGTTTGGAGACTCTTTTCAGCTCCTGCAATGTCTTGTGATTTTTTCATTCATAGCACTCATCTCCGCTGGCCCCAGCTAGTTCATGCTGTGAGGTCCTACTGCTGGACTCTGAGTGACACCTGGAAAGGAAAACTGGTGAAGGATAAGAAGATGATGTCTGGGGAGCCCTTGAAGGACCTGAATACATtcaattttcaaaacaaatgtgtTGACCTTTTTACTCTCTCAAGGTACCTGTATGGAAATCATAACATAAATTTTACCTGGCCAGGCCTGACGAGTCATGAGCTGGAgactgttttccttcctgcaaaTCTCAAATGTgaaatcctgctgctgtgacTGTGTCCATCCGACCTTGGCAGCAGCTTTAAAGTGAGAGTTGGTGTTTGGGAGGATTTGCTTGGTAGGTGCATGTCAGAGAAACCAGAATAAACCACTAAAGCCTATGAAACTCGAGATGTCAGCAATGAGTTCAACCCATGGGACAGCaggtgtgttttggtttgtggcTGCATTTGAGAGAGGGACCCCATTCCTTTACAGCCctgtcaggctgtgctgggctttgtggctgtgctgggcatcaGGTCCTGCCCCTTCCATGCATTTACTCCCTGCCACCTTGCCCATGGATTTCCAGGGAGCTTGTTCCTGTAGACAAGGATGGGAcaatttttcccctccaaagcATTTCCAAGTTCAGCTCGTACAAGGTGATTAGGGGCAGTTAGAGTTGATTATGGAGGGGAAAATCCTGTCTTAGGGACCTCTGTGTTgcctacagaaaaaaagaatcttcCTGTGGGTGATGAGGGAGCCATGGTTGGTGTTTATCTCTACCTCAGCAATGTCTTTGGCACTGTCTCCTACTGCATCATTGCAGACTATGCAAGGATGTACAGGTGGTGTGAAGGGTCAGTGAGGTGGACTGCTCTAGTTAGATAATATTGAAACAACATGACCTGGAGCTTTGTGATCGAAAGTCAAGCTGAAGTCAAACTTCAAATGAAGTAGCTCAAGAGTCGTATCCATGAGGCCAAAACTGTTCAACATCCTCAAAACTGACGTCAGTAGGTGTGAAcagttctgggctccccaggggAGGAAGACCACAGAATCAGTGAATGAAGGCCATTGTTTAGTGTAGAGCCACCAAGATCTTTAAAGGGCTGGAAGGATTTTTCAGGCAGGACTGAGCAAGCTGGGACTTCCAGGAGACATGGCTGGATGGGGGGTTGTTCCAAGTCAGCAATGGCACAGgtgaaaagagatgaaattCCATGGGCTGAGCAGGCAAGGCTTTTTTATTGTGAGGATGGTCACAGAGTGGAAGAGGTGCAGGAGTTTGTCTGTTAAGGGAGATGAAAACCTGACCTCTCCATGGTTCTGGAAATCCTTCTCTGGGGAGCCATACTTGATCCTCTTGAGAGAGGCTGGAAGGGCTTGCAGCGCCTCCTGAGTTTCTGTGAGAATGGATGTTATTGTGATTGTTTGTGTGGTTTGAGAGTTGTGATGGGAGGGGGTCTTGTCAAGGGAATGCTGGCATGGAGAGATTTTCCTGGAGGAATCAGCAGGAGAGCATTGTTGTATCAATGCCGTTGGTATGGCAGGCCATGTGATTTTGTCATGTTCTGGATGGTCAGCATTCAACATGTTTCCTGTTTCATTCTTCGTTGTTACTGGTGGGTATCTATTTGTTTAGGAAGGTGTTGTGCCCCTTTGGTATCGAGCCCATGGGTGAGGGTGTGAGAGCTATGAAATTCAAAAAGAAGAGGAGACATGTGAGACTTTGATTCAGGAAAAGTTTATTGagggaaaagaattaaaaggcAAGAGAGAGAACTTGAAGGGATCCAGAGTGAGGTAGAAGTAGAGTGGCCATCAGTGGAGGTGTTTTGCTTGCAGGAGCTGTTGGCAGCGCCCAGAGCTGGTGGTGTCAGGGGTGGTGCTGAGGGCCCTTAGCAGACGTAGCCGCCCCTtctgccagagcagcccaggcctCCCAGACCGTAGCCAAGGCCAAAGCCAAATCCACCAGagatgggctgtccctgggcattgagctcagtgcccagagcagccgaGGAGGTGGATCCGACGGCGCtgttctgggggaaggaggtcatgatgggtcctggcagggtgaccagcacaggggaagggttGATGATGACGCGGGAATCCTGgcattgcagggcacagggctcgtTGCAGCTGTTGGCCAGCGGGGTGGGTCCGCAGGGACTGCAGCGGTTGTAGCAGGCCATGGCTGTGGTGTGGAGGGAGCCTGGAAGAGAGGGGTAATGCACAGCAAGGGTGTGGGGGTGTAAGGGTTGGTGAGGCAGGAGGTCAAGTGTGTGTGGAGTCTGTTGTGGGGCTATTCGAGGGGATGAGGGCTGCTGAAGCTGGGGCAGAGCATGCTGCAAGAGATGGGCCAGGGTTGCAGGAGTAGGAGGGTCAGGGGCTTGAGGCTTACCTGGTTgttggcaggagcaggaggagaagtgTGTGAGGGAGAGAGGCTCTGGGCCGGCTTTTATGCTGTTTCTGGAGGGGTGGGACAGCCTTGTCCCATGGCCTTGGGGCATTTtgcaggcaccagctctctggTTACCTAGCCTGGTGAATGATGAGGTggggaatgttttccttcccacATTTCTGCTGTGTCATGTACAGTTCTTGAGTCTATGTCTATTTGACATTTGCGGTTAGCTTTTAAATGAAGACCAAAattttattatgatttttttttcagggaggGCTGACAACATGAGCAAAGCTTTGGACAGTGAAATGTCATCCGTGAAGTCACTCCACAACACTAGTGTGCTGTGGTTTGTGGCTGTCTTGTGAAGTTGGCCCTtattccctcccagctctgttaGGATGATCTGGGATTTGCAGGTGTGCTTGGGGTTACAGATCTGGTTCTTTCCTCATGTTCTCTCCCTCCCCGCCATGGCTCCATGTCTGCAGGCCTGTCTCTatgcctttcctttcctgtttgaCATGGGCAAGTTCTCCCATGATTTAGGGAGGCCTCCCAGGCTCCCCAAAGCCTTGTGTTGGTTCATCCATAGCTCTCATCTTACCTGGGCCCAGGAAGGTCACACTGTGGGgtcacagagctgggctcttacacaagggaaaggaaagtaGAAATGGATAAGAAAGAGAAACATGGGGAACAGGTGAGGGGACTGGGGATGTTCAATTTCCAGAAGTAGGTTGACCCTTTTGCCTTCTGGTGTTAcctaaaaggaaataattttatattagtCTTGTCTCCCTTTTATCCAGCCATCAGAGAAGAGGGAATGGAGTCAACTTACCCCAGGGGAGGTTGAGTTTGGAAGATGGATTTTCAAGCTATGTCCATGGCTGTCCAGGACAGTGGTTTAGTCAGCATTTCTGGAGGAATTTAGAAGCCATGGAGATTTGGACTTTAGGGATGTTTCATGGTGGCCTTAGAAGTGATGTtggaatggttggacttgatgccGTTTTACATTTAGGTCTTCtacaaatgaaacatttctgaGATTTGTGGCATTAACAGATTTGGTTTACATTTGGATCGAATGTCAAGTGTCTTTTCCAGCTGAAGGGATTCCATGGGGGTTGGGGGCAGCTGTGCAAGGGAGGAGAGTGTagatgggagcagcagcaggggaggggtgAGCCAGGCCTTTGGGGTCTTAAGGAGTTTCAAGTGCCAATGGATGAGGCCAGTTCTCTTGGAGGATTTCCCTTGAGGAAATGGTGCTTGGCTGAACTCTGTGtctgccctgtgccagtgaCTCAGCCTGGGCATGAGgggagagctgtggctgctgttgaACTCAACCATTTTGTGAAGTCCTGGATTCTCCTTCCTATTCTACACTCCCATATCATCCGAACAAGCCCAAGTGGCCAGGGAAAGCAGTGTGTGGCCTGAGAGTGGCTGAGAGGCTGGTCCCAGAGGCTGGGGATCAGTGGCATGAAGTCCAGATGGAGTCAAGTCTCAAGGGAAGGATGTTAAGAGTTGTATCCATGAGGCTGACCCTGCTCAAGATCCTCAGCAATGATGGGGGCAGTGGAGTGTGAAAGAAGAGCAGTGGAGGACCAGCAAGATCCTGAGGAGACATGAGAGAGCCGGGATTCCCAGGAGACAAGGATGGATGGGGGTGTCATGGGTGTGTGTAAATATCCGATGGCAGGGAATGAGGTGCAGGGAGCCCAGCTGTTCTCAGCAGTGAAGGGAATGGGTGAGGGCACAAATGAAAATGAATGCAATT harbors:
- the LOC136557590 gene encoding feather beta keratin-like is translated as MACNNICSPCGPTPLANSCNEPCALQCQDSRVIINPSPVLVTLPGPIMTSFPQNTAVGSTSSAALGTELNAQGQPISGGFGFGLGYGLGGLGCYGRRGGYIC
- the LOC136557668 gene encoding feather beta keratin-like, translating into MACYNRCSPCGPTPLANSCNEPCALQCQDSRVIINPSPVLVTLPGPIMTSFPQNSAVGSTSSAALGTELNAQGQPISGGFGFGLGYGLGGLGCSGRRGGYVC